The window AAATCTTTTTTCTTCAGTGGAATATATGGTTTTCAGGACAGAGAGAGGGACCCTGAACCTGAAAGCCGCGATGAAATCCAGTACTGATCTTTCTTCCGGTGTCAGGTCGTCGATCAGCGATTTGACTGTCTTTTTCCTGTCAGTGCCGGCCGAGTCCATGGCCAGAGCCCTGGAAAACAGTCCGTAAAAAGAGATTGTCATCCCTGCCGGGGCCGAATCGTTAAATTCCTCTTTTAAATGGTCAGGTAGAGCGTCTGCGATGATCTCTCTTCTTCTGTCGTTATCAAGGGCTGGAAGTTCGAGGGTATTGACGTGAAAGTCATGGGATCTGCCCTCATCCTGGAGACTTTTTCTGAAAGGTCCGGTCGCGTCTTCGCCGATGGAGATAATGGCTATATCCCACCGGTCAAGTCCGGCGGAAAGAGTCTTCAGTATCTGGCTGTAGAAGATCGGTTCCTGGATGGATGTGTCGATGATCATGCAAACGGGGTTCTTTGAGTCTTCATCCTGAGCAAGATCGCCGCATATATCCTGGTCGCTGAGAAACCTGCCGTCATTAAAGTCCCACCTGTCTTTTATATTCCGGAGGGCTTCTTCAAGAAAGGATGATTTTCCCTCTCCGTCCGCGCCCTCGATCAGGACCATCTGTTTTCTTCCTTCCCTCGCCCGGGAGGTGATCTGTCCGAGCCTTTCCATTTCAGAGAGATACGGCGTCCCGGGATGTTTTTTCAGAAAATACGGAGGGATATCTTTTTCGTCGAGATCGAGAAATGAAGCTGTCTCTGTGATCAGACCGTAATATTCATCGCGGGTAACCTCTGAGGAAAGAGATGATAGCTTCTCAGCCAGCCTTGCGCATTCGGAAGAGCTTTCAGGTGGCAGATACTCTTTGAATGAATGAAGCAGTTCCCCGACTCCGTTAAGGTCATTTATAAGAGGATCGAATTCCCTCGTCCTGGCGGAGAATGATTCTCTGGAGATGATCTCTCCCGGAAGAAGGAAGGAGATTGGAAGTATAACGGGAGAATCATCGATTACGATCACCGATCCGGGTGAGAGGTCATTGAAAAAGAGGCCGGAAGCTTCGGTGCTGATAATATCTGAGAGGAGAGCTTTAAGAGTTGACAGTGCCTTGGTGGGGCCTATCCGGGAGAGGTGATCAGCCAGGGATGATATCTTTTCGTAGGAAAGAAGAAAAAAGACTCCTTCGCTGTTTTCCTGAAGCGAGAGTGTCGCGGGAAAAAACTCTGACCGCCTCGAGAAAAGATGGTCTCTCATCTTAAGATCGCTCAGGGAGAGGTCCGCCGCTTTCGCGTCCTTAAGGTCGAACAGGAGGTAATCTCTTCCGCTCAGGGAATCTGTCACCTCGAATCCGTTCCAGTCTGGGAATCCGGCAAGGCGGGTTTTCACTGTATAACGGGAAATGAAGTCCTGTTTTCCGTCTTTTCTGTTCACCGTTCAACCTGTCCAGTAAGAATTCTTGACCTGTAAAGATACTTTACCTCAAATCAAAAAAAAGTACAAGTGGAAGATCAGGCCGGAATAAAAATAAAATCTGCAGAAGGGGGGTATGAAAAGATCCTCAGACAGGATCATCATGGGATATAAAGAAGGCGGCCGCAATTTTCACAGGTCAGGAGTTCATGGCTGTACGCCGACGAAAAAAAAGAGGTCGGCAGTTTCACAAAACAACCGAGGCACTTGTCGCCTGTGACTGGAAGGATCGCTACCGTGAAATGGTTGGCGAGTTTTTCATATCTGTTCAGAAGAGCGGTAGGTATCTTTCCCGCTATTTTAGCCCTGGCTGCCTTAAGTTCTTCAAGCCCTGTCAATTGGAATCCCATGCTTTTCAACTCTTTTGAAGTCGATTTGTCTTTGGCTTCCTTGATCATTACGTCTATATCCTGAAGGCCTATCAGTAATCTGAATTCTTCTCTCATTCTTTTCCATCCAGGATATCGATCAGGGATTCGAAATCCTTTACTTTTAGAAGTCTGTCGAGTTTGTCCGGTTTTTGGATCAGAGCGATCAATTCGCTCAGAAGAGCCAGATATGTATCTGCCCCTTTGTCGGAAGGGGCGAGGATCAGAAAAAAGACATTTACTGGTCTGCCATCGAGAGCTTCGAAATCGATCCCCGCCGTTGATTGGCCGAAAAGGACAGTCAGCTTCCGAATGGCAAGGGATCTGCCGTGTGGAAAGGCTACGCCCAGCCCAAGCCCGGTGCTTCCAAGGCTTTCACGGTTTTTAAGCATTTCCATTATGAATTGTTCATCAGAGACCCTGCCAGTCTTCTTGAGATGGCGCACCATCTCCTGAAGAACAGAGTTCTTCTTTTTCGAGCGCAGATGAAACAAACAAAGATCTTCTTCGAAAAACGAAGCGAGTTTTTCTGATTCCATTTCTTCTCTTGCCTTCAAACCGACCGGTATAATACCTACAAGTCTATATTTGTATAGCAATTTACGCTTTAGATTACAATAGTTTTTTGTTACTCTTTGATAATAAAATCGTTTTTATGCCGATATATGTCCTTTTTCTGGAAAATCGGATTGGTAACGATCGGAGGGATCTGTTTGCCTGAAGGCTTTGTGATAAGGGTCAAGGGGGCTGATTATTATGTCGCCACCGAATCCGGCGAAGTGAGGTGTTCGGTGAGAGGGCGCTTCAGGATAGGAAAAAGCCCGGAAGAGACTCTTCCCGTTGTCGGAGATAATGTGCTGTTCAAGGAAGAGGGAGGATCGGGGACAAGCGGACCGACCGGTGTCATCACCTCTGTGGGAAAAAGAAAATCGATATTTGCCAGGGGGGATTCTTCGGGAAGGAAGAAAATAAAGGTCCTTGGAGCGAATATCGACTTCATATTCCTCGTTCATTCGATACTTCGACCAGAGTTGAACATAAGGCTTCTTGACAGGATGATCGTGGCGGCTGAATGTGACAATATCACTCCGCTGATATGTATTAACAAGATAGATCTGTCCACAGAACTCGATGAGACTGAAAAAAAAGTCGAACCTTACGTCAGAATGGGGTATGAAGTGATCTGGTGCTGTGCTCTCGACGGCAGGGGGATCGATAGGCTTCGGACTTTGATGACCGGAGTGAGATCGATGATGGCGGGACCATCCGGAGCAGGAAAGACATCGCTTCTGGCCGCTCTTGAACCGGGGCTTGATATCAGGGTGGGAATTGTAAGTGAAAAAACAGGAAAGGGAAAGCACACGACGACACATTTCGAATTCCACCCGATCGTGGGAGGAGGATATTTAGGTGACACACCGGGGATCAGGGAATTCGGTATCTGGGGATTGTCAAAACAAACTCTTTCAGACTGTTTCAGGGATTTCGGAGATTTTGTTCCTGAATGCAGGTTTTCGATGTGTACTCACAGCCATGAGCCTGGATGCGGTGTAAAGGAAGCGATGGAACGGGGAGATATTTCAAGAGAGAGGTATGAAAGTTATCTCAGGATACTTGAAGAACTGCCCGACAGGACCCAGTAAAAGAAGGAGCGGCCGTTGGGGGCCGCTCCAGTGGTAAGGAGAGATTGAAGGTGGTGGGATTTTGATCCGCTCTCTATCATCTATTACGAAAAAGAAGGATGTTGGTTCCAGAAAATCTGACTGAAATGACCAGAAAATCAGAAAAACGCTTTAAAGTCATCCTCGCCAGGCTCTTCTCCGGCGTTTTTTCCGGCGGAAGACTTTCTCCGGGAGAGTTCCGGGCCATGAGAATCGAAAGGCTGCTTGTTATCAGGCAGCATGACCAAATGGGGGATATGCTGCTTGCCGTTCCCGCCCTTAGAGCCCTGAGAAAACGATATCCCACAGCCATGATCACCTTTCTTGCGTCTGACGTGAATTCAGGTGTAATGCAGAACAATCCATATATCGATGAATTGATCGTCTGGCCGAAGAAACTCCGAGCTTCCAATATCTTCGCCCTTTTCGGTTTCGTACGAGCTCTGCGCAAAGCATGTTTTGACGCTGTGATCGTCCTTAACACGGTATCTTTTTCGGTGACGAGTATGATCCTTGCCGCGATCAGTGGAGCAACTGTCAGGGTCGGGTGCTCGGATGTAAAGTTCGGGCACGGTCTTTCTTCACTCTATTACCACCTCGAACTTCCTCTCCCGACCGAGGCCGAAATCGGTGGGATGCATGAAGGGACGCATAACCTCTTTCCCCTTCGATCTGTGGGGATCGAGGATGATGACCTGTCTTCAGTGATCGTTCCGACCGGTTCCCAGATTAGAGAGGCGGAAATGATCATGGCGGCGGTCGATCCCAAAAAGAAGGGATTCGCGATGATCCA of the Candidatus Krumholzibacteriota bacterium genome contains:
- a CDS encoding PTS sugar transporter subunit IIA, encoding MESEKLASFFEEDLCLFHLRSKKKNSVLQEMVRHLKKTGRVSDEQFIMEMLKNRESLGSTGLGLGVAFPHGRSLAIRKLTVLFGQSTAGIDFEALDGRPVNVFFLILAPSDKGADTYLALLSELIALIQKPDKLDRLLKVKDFESLIDILDGKE
- the rsgA gene encoding ribosome small subunit-dependent GTPase A, which encodes MPEGFVIRVKGADYYVATESGEVRCSVRGRFRIGKSPEETLPVVGDNVLFKEEGGSGTSGPTGVITSVGKRKSIFARGDSSGRKKIKVLGANIDFIFLVHSILRPELNIRLLDRMIVAAECDNITPLICINKIDLSTELDETEKKVEPYVRMGYEVIWCCALDGRGIDRLRTLMTGVRSMMAGPSGAGKTSLLAALEPGLDIRVGIVSEKTGKGKHTTTHFEFHPIVGGGYLGDTPGIREFGIWGLSKQTLSDCFRDFGDFVPECRFSMCTHSHEPGCGVKEAMERGDISRERYESYLRILEELPDRTQ
- a CDS encoding glycosyltransferase family 9 protein produces the protein MTRKSEKRFKVILARLFSGVFSGGRLSPGEFRAMRIERLLVIRQHDQMGDMLLAVPALRALRKRYPTAMITFLASDVNSGVMQNNPYIDELIVWPKKLRASNIFALFGFVRALRKACFDAVIVLNTVSFSVTSMILAAISGATVRVGCSDVKFGHGLSSLYYHLELPLPTEAEIGGMHEGTHNLFPLRSVGIEDDDLSSVIVPTGSQIREAEMIMAAVDPKKKGFAMIHPGAGKEKNRWPVERFASVGRKLLEEYQIPVIAVRGPSDLEASDRLIEQYGEIPLLLSSPEAGLLSEIMRRSVVTICNDTGVMHIAGASGARVVAIFGPTESLRWKPASCSVTAIESRDGDISSVGEDEVFGVISSLLSGIREIPCRSS